One Massilia sp. 9096 genomic window carries:
- a CDS encoding undecaprenyl-phosphate glucose phosphotransferase, whose protein sequence is MTVNDIPLISFFQRVLDPLIVMGTLYLSAVLYHEPFSGYMLVLMILAFFISSAVYQHIDPYRTWRSGRMWAYARDTVFGWCVTIAVLLFLGSSSGLKYYYDERVVLAWFVAVPVVLLSSHIAVRLAKRPERSKEVRSAVVVGVNDVGLKFAGICERHPNLFMQVRGFFDDRTDDRHPAGLRHPVLGKTGELTEYVRAHGIKMIFISQPISAQPRIRRLINELQDTTASVYFLPDVYIFDLMQARFDNVGGMPVIAICETPFMGVNSTIKRASDVFLAGVILLLLSPLMLAIALAVKLSSPGPVIFRQRRYGLYGEDIVVYKFRSMTVMENDGNVVQARRNDGRVTRIGSILRRTSLDELPQFINVLQGRMSIVGPRPHAVAHNEQYRKLIKGYMLRHKVKPGITGWAQVNGLRGETATLDKMQARIQYDLDYLRNWSLWLDLWIVIRTVKVVLKRENAF, encoded by the coding sequence ATGACCGTCAACGACATCCCGCTGATCTCGTTCTTCCAGCGCGTGCTGGATCCATTGATCGTCATGGGTACGCTGTATCTGTCGGCCGTGCTGTACCACGAGCCGTTCTCCGGCTACATGCTGGTGCTGATGATCCTGGCCTTCTTCATTTCGTCCGCGGTGTACCAGCACATCGATCCCTACCGTACCTGGCGCAGCGGCCGCATGTGGGCGTACGCGCGCGATACCGTGTTCGGCTGGTGCGTGACGATCGCGGTGCTGCTGTTCCTCGGCTCGTCCAGCGGCCTCAAATACTATTACGACGAGCGCGTGGTGCTGGCCTGGTTCGTCGCCGTACCGGTGGTGCTGCTCTCCAGCCACATCGCCGTGCGCCTGGCCAAGCGTCCCGAGCGCAGCAAGGAAGTGCGCTCGGCGGTGGTGGTCGGCGTCAACGACGTCGGGCTGAAGTTCGCCGGCATCTGCGAGCGCCACCCGAACCTGTTCATGCAGGTGCGCGGCTTTTTCGACGACCGCACCGACGACCGCCATCCCGCCGGCCTGCGCCACCCGGTGCTGGGCAAGACCGGCGAGCTGACGGAATACGTGCGCGCGCACGGCATCAAGATGATCTTCATCAGCCAGCCGATCTCCGCCCAGCCGCGCATCCGCCGGTTGATCAACGAACTGCAGGACACCACGGCGTCGGTCTATTTCCTGCCCGACGTCTACATCTTCGACCTGATGCAGGCGCGTTTCGACAATGTCGGCGGCATGCCCGTCATTGCCATCTGCGAGACCCCGTTCATGGGCGTGAACAGCACGATCAAGCGCGCCTCGGACGTCTTCCTGGCAGGCGTGATCCTGCTGCTGCTGTCGCCGCTGATGCTGGCGATCGCACTGGCCGTGAAGCTCAGTTCGCCCGGGCCGGTGATCTTCCGCCAGCGCCGCTACGGACTGTACGGCGAAGACATCGTGGTCTACAAATTCCGTTCGATGACGGTCATGGAAAACGACGGGAACGTGGTGCAGGCGCGCCGCAACGACGGGCGCGTGACCCGCATCGGCAGCATCCTGCGCCGCACCTCGCTCGATGAGCTGCCGCAATTTATTAACGTGCTGCAAGGGCGGATGAGCATCGTCGGCCCGCGCCCGCATGCGGTCGCGCACAACGAACAATATCGCAAGCTGATCAAGGGCTACATGCTGCGTCATAAAGTCAAACCAGGCATCACGGGTTGGGCGCAGGTCAATGGCTTGCGCGGAGAAACCGCCACGCTGGACAAGATGCAAGCGCGTATCCAGTACGACCTCGATTATCTGCGCAACTGGTCGTTGTGGCTGGACCTGTGGATCGTGATCCGGACAGTGAAGGTGGTGCTCAAACGCGAAAACGCGTTTTGA